The following coding sequences are from one Vallitalea longa window:
- the gatC gene encoding Asp-tRNA(Asn)/Glu-tRNA(Gln) amidotransferase subunit GatC has product MEITREQVEHVANLARLNLTEDEKEQMITDMGVIIEFANRINEINIDDINPTAHVIPINNVFREDDVNPSFSRDELLYNAPNKENGCYSVPRIVE; this is encoded by the coding sequence GTGGAAATTACAAGAGAACAAGTTGAACATGTTGCGAATCTTGCCCGTTTAAATCTTACGGAAGATGAAAAAGAACAGATGATTACAGATATGGGAGTCATTATTGAATTTGCTAATAGGATAAATGAAATCAATATAGATGATATTAATCCTACAGCTCACGTTATACCTATAAATAATGTATTTAGAGAAGATGATGTTAATCCTTCTTTTTCAAGAGATGAATTATTATATAATGCACCTAATAAAGAAAATGGATGTTATAGTGTTCCAAGAATCGTTGAGTAG